AGTATGGGTAAATGATGGGTACAAACAAACCGTTTCAGAAACATATAAGCGAGGGATTGTCGGTTATGTACATAAAGAAATACCAGCACTAGGTCACAAGGGGAATTATGTCTATTCGTTTGCTCAAGGTTATTTATTGTCTCAATCAGAGCCAGGGTTTTATTGTCCAGTCACTTTAACTATGGCTACGGCCCTTTTACTTGATCGCTACGCAAATGAAGATGTGAAACAACGCTTTTTACCTCATGTAATTTCTACTGGGGAGATCAATTTATACGAAGGGGCAACATTCTTAACTGAAAGACAAGGTGGTTCTGATGTCGGTGCAAATGTTGTTCACGCTCAATCAGATGGGGATACGTTCCGAATAACAGGAGAGAAGTACTTTGCATCTAATGCTGGAAATTGTGGTGTAGCCATGGTTCTTGCCCGGACAGATGGTGCTTCAAAAGGTTCCAAGGGGTTAAGCTTGTTTGCAGTTCCTTGGCGGAGAGAGGATGGTTCATTGAATGGAATAACGATTCGTCGTTTAAAAGACAAACTAGGAGTACGTGCCGTTCCTTCAGCTGAAGTCGAGTTTCAAGATTCAGTTGCCTACTTAGTAGGTAAACAAGAAAAAGGAATTCATTACATGATGGAGGCGTTAAATTTATCACGTATTTGTAACGCGGTTGCATCGATTGGAATTATGCGCCGGGCTTATAGAGAAGCACTAACGTATGCGACCGATCGAGAAGCATTTGGGCAAACACTTACGACGTACCCGATGATTCAAGATACATTATTAAATATGGCTGTAAAATTAGAAATTGAGACGATAGCAATATTTCAATTGGTGTCAGAATACGATGAATTAATGAACATAGATTCTGAATCTTCAGTATGTGAAGAGGCTTATGTTCGTTTGCTTATCGCTATTTTAAAGAAAGAGTCTGCAGAGCAAGCGATTCATTTTTCTCATGAAGCTATTGAAATGTTAGGTGGGAATGGTTATATAGAAGATTTTGTGACACCTCGATTACTTCGAGATGCACAAGTTCTAACGGTGTGGGAAGGGACGGCAAATATTTTAGGAATAGAGGTTTTACGATTAATGAGCAAACATCGCGTACATCACTATTTCGAAAAAAGGATTTTACAGAAATTAGACAATGTATCGCTAGAGTGGGACAAGTATTCTGAGCAGATAAAAAAAGAGCTTCACGAGCTTGTAAGGCTTACTACATTTGTTGAACAGGCTGATGAGTTAACAAAAACGTATTATTCAAAACGCGTAGCTAAAAAAATGCTCGATGTCTTTGAAGCAACCGTGGCATTAGAGTGGGCAGCTGAAGGCGAAAGCCGTGAAAAAAGAGTACTTGAGCGCTTTTTAAAACAGACATTTAATCAGGATGGATCGTTTGAAAGTGCTGAACATGTGCAAGTAGATTTCAATGAAATTATTATAAGAGAACAAAAATAATCCGAATGAGTAACAATCATTGATTTATAGGAGCAATTTCATCTATTATATAAGGTGGTTTGTTTTTAGATAATCTAA
Above is a genomic segment from Bacillus sp. FJAT-45037 containing:
- a CDS encoding acyl-CoA dehydrogenase family protein, producing the protein MSLNYYKGDLLIQKILKKSLPKAYYEWADNELSSFGESCANEINQRAIHTDREGQPRLIKYNKFGEDVSEVWVNDGYKQTVSETYKRGIVGYVHKEIPALGHKGNYVYSFAQGYLLSQSEPGFYCPVTLTMATALLLDRYANEDVKQRFLPHVISTGEINLYEGATFLTERQGGSDVGANVVHAQSDGDTFRITGEKYFASNAGNCGVAMVLARTDGASKGSKGLSLFAVPWRREDGSLNGITIRRLKDKLGVRAVPSAEVEFQDSVAYLVGKQEKGIHYMMEALNLSRICNAVASIGIMRRAYREALTYATDREAFGQTLTTYPMIQDTLLNMAVKLEIETIAIFQLVSEYDELMNIDSESSVCEEAYVRLLIAILKKESAEQAIHFSHEAIEMLGGNGYIEDFVTPRLLRDAQVLTVWEGTANILGIEVLRLMSKHRVHHYFEKRILQKLDNVSLEWDKYSEQIKKELHELVRLTTFVEQADELTKTYYSKRVAKKMLDVFEATVALEWAAEGESREKRVLERFLKQTFNQDGSFESAEHVQVDFNEIIIREQK